A single region of the Anaerolineales bacterium genome encodes:
- a CDS encoding response regulator, which translates to MTDTKRTPVEPADAHVLVVEDNMRNFVLVARMLAYMGIQRCEWKTSGWQVAQFADTLPRVDLILMDIHLPYEDGYQALQKVRASPRLRNTLIIAVTADTGDEQMRRAKTAGFDGFIGKPLDPDRFPDQIRRVLAGESIWEWM; encoded by the coding sequence ATGACAGATACAAAACGCACCCCGGTTGAACCCGCTGATGCGCATGTCCTTGTTGTTGAAGATAACATGCGAAATTTTGTCCTTGTGGCACGGATGCTTGCCTACATGGGGATTCAACGCTGCGAATGGAAAACGTCGGGCTGGCAAGTTGCCCAGTTTGCCGACACGCTCCCCCGCGTTGACCTCATATTGATGGATATTCACCTGCCCTATGAGGATGGTTATCAGGCGCTCCAAAAAGTCCGTGCCAGTCCGCGTCTGCGCAATACGCTGATCATCGCCGTCACTGCCGATACGGGTGATGAGCAGATGCGGCGGGCAAAAACAGCGGGATTCGATGGATTCATTGGCAAACCGCTTGATCCAGATCGCTTTCCAGATCAGATTCGGCGCGTTTTGGCAGGGGAATCTATTTGGGAGTGGATGTGA